TGGTCGTCAGCGGCTCGTCGCCGCAGGTGGCCGGCATTGACGAACTCACCACCGTCGGGCCGAACACGGTCGCCGAGGTGCGCCATGGGCAGGTGACCGAATATCAGCTCGACGCGCTGGACTATGGCTTCAGGCCGGCGACGCTGGATGACCTGGGCGGCGGCTCGCCGGACTTCAATGCGGCGATCACACGCGCCATCCTCGCCGGCGAGGACATACAAGCGCGCTGCGATGTAGTGTTGCTGAACGCCGGGGCCGCGCTCTACGCCGCCGATGCCGCGTCGGACATCGCGACCGGCATCGAGATGGCGCGCGAGAGCATCCGCAGTGGCGCGGCCCTGAAGAAGCTGGAGGCGCTAATCGAGTTGAGTCGGAAGCTGGGGGAAGGCGGATAGGCTGCCGGCTCGCCGAGATCAATCTTGTAACGGCGCGCGCGTCACGCGCCGCCGGTCGAGCTGCGCCTTGACGCGCACCGGCAAGCCGTAGAGCTTGACGAAGCCGTCGGCGTCGTCGTGGTCATAGGTCGCGTCGGTGTTGAAGGTAGCCAGGTCCTCGCGATAGAGCGAATAGGCCGCGCGGCGTTGCACGACCATGGCGTTGCCCTTGAACAGCTTGACACGCACGCTGCCGGTCACGTCGCGCTGGGTCACCGTGACGAAGGCCTGCAGCGCGTCGCGCAGCGGGGTGAACCATTGGCCGTTGTAGACCAGTTCGGCATACCTCAGCGCCACGATCTGCTTGAAGTGCATGGTCTCGCGGTCGAGCGTGATTTCTTCCAGGCCTTGGTGAGCGACGCGCAAGATGGTGCCGCCGGGCGCCTCGTCCAGCCGGCGCGACTTCATGCCGATCAGCCGGTTCTCCACGATGTCGGCGCGACCGATCCCGTGGAGCGCGCCGAGCTCGTTCAGCCGCTCGATGAGCGCTGCTCCGCCCAACGCCACGCCGTTGAGGCGCTTGGGCATGCCGTTGACGAATTCGATCTCGACGTATTCCGGCTGATCGGGCGTCTCCTCGATGGCGTTCGTCCACTCCCACAGGTGCTCTTCCGGCTCGTACTCCAGATCCTCCAGCCGGCCGCCTTCGTGGTTGAAGTGCCACAGGTTCTCGTCCATCGTATACACGCCCTTCTCGTATTCGCCCAGCGGCACGCCGCGCGATCGTGCATACTCATAGACCTCCTGCCGGCCGTCGAACTCCCACTCGCGCCAGGGGGCGATCACGCGCAGCTTGGGGTTCATGGCCATGTAGGTCAGCTCGAAGCGTACCTGATCGTTGCCCTTGCCGGTTGCCCCGTGCGCCACGGCGTCCGCCCCTTCTTCCTCGGCCACATCCACCTGGTGCTTGGCGATGAGCGGGCGCGAGATGGAGGAGCCGAGCAGATATTTGTTCTCGTAGATCGCGCCGCTTTGGATCAGCGGGAAGAGGTATTCGTTGGCGAATTCTTCGCGCAGATCCTTGATGATGACCTTGCTCGCGCCGGTGCGGAGCGCTTTCTGTCGGATGGCCTCGAAGTCTTCGCGCTGGCCGATATCGGCGACGAAGCAGATCACCTCGCAGCCGTAGTTTTCGATCAGCCACGGCACAATCGCCGATGAATCGAGGCCGCCGTTGTAGGCGAGCACGACCTTGTGCACGTCGCGCTTGGGCGTGGCCGGACTGTGCGAGCGGTGTGCCTTCACCTCTTCGGCTAGGCGGGTGACCGTCTCGAGCGGGATGAGGTTCTCGCGGCTGACGGCGCGGCGGGCAATGCGTCCGGCCTGAATTGCCTGCAACACGCGCTCGCGATCTTCGGGCGTGATGCGAATGGCAGCGGACTCACTCTGCTGCAACGACATCGTCACGGCCACTTCATCGCAGTTCTCCAGCATTGGGCAGGCGACGCAGTCGTTCCACACCTTCTCGGGGAAGAACTCCTTAGGCGCCACGGTGAAGCCGCACTTCTCGAAGAACCCGACGGCGCGCGTGAGTGCGAAGATGGTGCCGAACTGTCGCCGGCGCGCCTCTTCCACCAGCGCCGCGACGAGCCGCTGGCCGATGCCGGCGCCGCGCATGTTCTCATCCACCGCCAGCGAGCGCAGCTCGACCAGCGTGGTGTTCATCGGCAAGAGCGAGCCACATCCAACGATCTGGGGGCCGGGCGTCTGGGATCGGGGGGCAGGGTGTTCCTGACTGATCCCTGATCCCTGATCCCCAATCCCTGACTCTGCGACGAGGAAGTTGCCGATGTGCGTGCGCACGCTGGCCTCGCCGCGCGGCAACAAGCCGCCTTTGCGCGCGTTCTGCGCGATGAGCATGACGATGGCCGGCACATCGTCGAGCGTCGCGGGTCGAATGGTGATCGTCACGGCTGTTTCGTCCAATTTTCGATCTTCAGCCCGGCAAAGCCGGCGAAGTCGGCGGTATTCGTCGTCACATAAAACGGCCATATTCTAGCCCCATCTACCCTTCCAGATCCGTGATCCACTCGCTGCCGTCGCCGGCTTCTTCGCTCGGTGGCGGGGGCGCTGTAGCCGGCTTGCCCGATTCGAGCAGGCCCAGCTCCGCGCTGCCGTCCAGGTTCAGCACGCCGGCCTTGGCATATACGCCGAGCTTCTCGCGGCTGTCGGCGATGTCGAGGTTGCGCATGGTGAGCTGGCCGATGCGATCCAGCGGGCCGAACTCGGCCTTGCCGCTCTCCATGCTCAGCCGTTCGGGGTGGTACGTCAGGTGCGGGCCGGTGGTGTTCAGGATGGTGTAGTCGTCGCCGCGGCGCAGCTCGAGCGTGACCGTGCCGGTGATGGCCTTGCCCACCCAGCGCTGCAGGCTCTCGCGCAGCATCATGGCTTGCGGGTCGAACCAGCGGCCCTCGTAGAGCTTGCGCCCCAGCCGGCGGCCCAGCGTGCGGTAGTTCTCAATGGTGTCCTCGTTGTGGATGGCGGTGACCAGCCGCTCGTAGACGATGAACAGCAGCGCCATGCCGGGCGCTTCGTATACGCCGCGGCTCTTGGCCTCGATGATGCGGTTCTCGATCTGGTCGCTCATGCCCAGCCCGTGCCGGCCGCCGATTTTGTTTGCTTCCATCACCAGCGCCACCGGGTCGTGGTACTCGCGCCCGTTGATCTCGACCGGCAGGCCCTCGTAGAACGTGACTTTGACGATCTCCGGCTCGATCTTCACGGCCGGGTCCCAAAACCGCACGCCCATCATCGGGTTGACGATGTAGGCGCTGGTGTCCAGGAACTCCAGGTGCTTGGCCTCGTGCGTGCAACCCCAGATGTTGGCGTCGGTGGAGTAAGCCTTCTCGGCGGACATGCGGTATTTGAAGCCGCGCCGCTCCAGCCATTCGCTCATCTCCTTGCGCCCGCCCAGCTCGGCGACGAACTCCGGGTCGAGCCACGGCTTGTAGATGCGCAGGTTGGGATTCACCAGTAGGCCGTAACGATAGAAGCGCTCGATGTCGTTGCCTTTGTAGGTGCTGCCGTCGCCCCAGATGTTCACGCCGTCTTCCTTCATGGCGTTCACCAGCATGGTGCCGGTCACGGCGCGGCCCAGCGGCGTGGTGTTGAAGTAGGTCTTGCCGGCGGTGCTGATGTGGAAAGCGCCACACTGCAACGCTACGAGTCCCTCTTGAACCAGTTGCTTGCGACAATCCACCAACACGGCTTTCTCCGCGCCGTGTTTGAGTGCGCGCTCGGGGATTTCCTCGTAGTTCGGCTCATCCGGCTGGCCGAGGTTGGCGGTGTAGGCGTATGGGATGCCTCCTTTCTCGCGCATCCAGGTGACGGCCGCGCTGGTATCGAGGCCGCCGCTGAACGCGATGCCGATCTTTTCGCCTTTGGGGAGAGATTGCAAGATTCTTGACATGGTGCCGTCTCAATAAACCTTTCAAGCGATAGGTGTGTTAGGAATCGAGCGCGATGATGGCATCGGCAAAGGCCAACAGATCGTTGAGATCGTTCTGGATCACCGATGCCACGATGGCCAGATCGAGCGCTTGATAAGCATGCACGGCGATGATGTCGTCCATGTTACACGTCGTACGCCCGGCGCGTCTCGCGGAACTGGCGGAGGATCGCAGCGCGTTCTTCGTTCAGCTTCATGTAGAAGGATAAGGTCAGCATCTCGAATTCTTGCCGCGCCTGCTCATCGCCGGAGTAGATGAGCTTGCCGGTATGAATGATCTGGTTTTGAAAGACCGTGGAAACCACCCGCAGGTTCACCAAGTCCACGTCTCTGCGTGCGCACCGGGATAGCGCTACTGCCGTGTCGCTGAGACGAAGGTCGCCCGCCGCGCGCGCGACTTCTACCGGCAGAAGCACGGCGATGTCCACGTCGCTCGCAGCGTGCTGCGTGCCTTGCGCATAGCTGCCGAACAGGTAAATCGCTTGTGCCGTGGGAAAGTCGCGCCGAATGATCTCGACGAATCCCTTGACCTGCTCCGCTGCCTGTGTATCCGCATTCACCGTTAGACCCCTCCGACGCGCTATGCCGGCGACGTGAACACCGTCCCATCGCCGCTGGCCAGCCCGGCCAAGTTGGTAATGCGCACGCGACGCACGCCGGCGCCGAGCGCCTCGAGCGCCGCGCGCACCTTGGGGATCATCCCGCCGGAGATCGTGCCGTCGGCGATCATCGCCTCGGCCTGCGCCGACGAGAGTTGACGAACTAGAGATTGGTCGCGGTCGAGCACGCCGGCCACGTTGGTGACGAATGTAAGTAAGCCGGCATCCAGCGCAGCCGCAATCGCGCCGGCCGCGTGATCGGCATTCACGTTGTAAATCTCGCCATCGGCGCCCAGCGACATCGGCGAGACGACCGGCGTTAGACCCTGGGCGAGCCACGTGGCGAGCAGGGTAGACCGCACGCCGGTCGGTCGGCCGACGAAACCGAGGGCTTCGCTGAGACGTTCCACCCGGATCAATCCGGCGTCCAGACCGCTCAGGCCGATCGCATCCACCCCCTGCGCGATCAACGCCGCGACTAGCCGTTTGTTGGCCAGCCCGCTCAGCACCATCAGCGCCGCATCGCGCGTCTTGGCGTCGGTCACCCGGAGGCCGTCCACGAACTGCGTCGGCGCGTCCATCATGGCCAGCAGTTGCGTCAGCTCCTTGCCGCCGCCGTGCACGACGACCGGCTGCGCGCCGGCGCGCTTCATTTGCGCGATGTCCGCAGCGAACTGCGCCGAGAAAGCCGAATCGTCCAGCTCGCTGCCGCTCACCTTGACCACCTGCAGGCCGGACTGCGACGCGGGCGATAGGTTGAGTCCGAGGTAGATAAGGTTAGGAATGGACGAATCTTTGAAAGGTGGAATGTCTGTGAACCTGAGCCGGCGATAGAGCGCGATGGCATCGGTTGCGTCGGCCCAGGTGCTGATGGCCACCTGTGTGAATCCGCGCGCACGGGCGACCTCGATCACGCGCTGCGAAAGCGCGCGCGCGACGCCTTTGCGGCGGTGCTCCGGCCGCACGTACACGCGCTTCATCTCGACCAGCGCAGGCGTATGTTGCGTCCAGGCGGCTGTGGCGATGGGCCGGCCATCGCATAGCGCCAGGAACATGCCGCCATGCGGCGGCGCATAGCGCCCGGGCAGCTCCTGCAAGTCTTGCGCCATGCGCTCGCTGAAGCCGTTGGGCCGTTCCCGGTAGTAGTCCATCAGCAGCGCGCGAAACTGCTCGATCTGCTCCGGCGACGTTGCCTCGATGATCTCTATGCTCATCGCAACCCCTCGCATTCGTCCAGGCCGAACATCACGTTCATGTTCTGCACGGCCTGGCCGCTAGCGCCTTTCACCAGGTTATCTATGCACGAGACGATCTGCAGGCGATCCGGCGTGCCGGCCACCGGATGCACGGAGATCACCGCGTAATTGGTGTGTGCGGCGTGGGCGATCGTCGCAATCTGGCCCTTGGGCAGCACGCGCACGAACGGTTCGCCTTCGTAGCGCTGCGTGAAGATCGCGTGCCAGTCCTGCCGCGCCGCCTCCGGCGTGAGCCGAACGTAGACCATGCTCAATATGCCGCGCGAGATCGGCAAGAGGTGAGGGGAGAAGATCACGGAGATGGGAGATGGGGGATTAGAGATTGGATCTCCGGTCTCAAATCTCCAATCTCCACCTTGCCAGGCAGCATTCAGCTCCTGCTCGATCTCCGGCACGTGGCGATGCACATGGCCGATGTTGTATGGGGCGAGCGATTCGTTCACCTCGACGAAGTGGGTCGCCTGCGACGGTTTGCGCCCCGCGCCGCTCACGCCGCTTTTGCTATCGGCGATGATCACCGGGTCGGCCAGGGCGCCCAGCTCCAACAACGGCAGCAGGCCGAGGAGGATGCTGGTGGGATAGCAGCCGGGGTTGGCCACCAGTTGAGCGTCGGCGATGTCGCGCCGGTAAACTTCCGGCAAGCCATAGACTGCTTCGTCCAGCAACGCCGGATACGGATGGGCATGTTTGTACCACTCGGCATAAACGGCCGCGTCGCGCAGCCGGAAGTCTGCCGAGAAGTCCACGACCCGCCGGCCGGCGTCCAGCGCGCGCTTACACACCTCGGCGCTCGCGCCGTGTGGCAGGCACGAAAAGACCACATCCACCTGGTCAAGCGGCGCATCTTCTGCTTTGACCAACGGCAAATCGAAAGGACACGGCATCACGTCGCTCAGCCGCGCGCCGGCGTGGCTTTCGCTGTGCGCAAAGACGATGCGGGCTTGGCGATGCCGTGCCAGCCACCTGACCAGTTCGGCGCCGGTGTAGCCGGTCGCCCCGTAAATGCCTACATGAATCATCATCAACAACAAAAGAAAGCCCCCAACACCGTAGACCGTGTGTCAGGGGCTTTGCTGCAAAAACCGAGCGCAGTGGAGATTCAACCTCGTCGTGCGCGCGCGCATGCGCCGGACACACGGCCCGTTAGGCGCGGACGACGGAAGCGAATCTCGATAGCCACCATTTCGCCGCGCATTATATGAGGCTGAGGGCGTATGTCAACGTGCGCGTCAATGCACGTCGGTTGTCCGGCTCGTCCAGCGATATGCCAGGTAGATCGGGAGGGTGGTGATGGCGATGACGATGAACGCGGCGACGTTGGTCACCGGTCGTTGGCGCGGGCGGGTGAGCTGGGCAAACATCCAGATCGGCAGGGTTTGTTGTTGGCCGGCGGTGAACGTGGTGACGATCACTTCGTCGAACGACAACGCGAAGGCGAGCATCGCACCGGCCAGCAGCGCTGTGGCCAGCTCCGGCAGCAACACGTAGCGGAAGGTCTGAAAGCTGTTCGCGCCCAGGTCCATCGAGGCTTCGACCAGCGACTTGCTCATGCGCCGGAAGCGCGCCAATGCGTTGTTGTACACCGTCACCACACAAAACGTCGCATGGCCGATCACGATCGTCCAAAAGCTGAAGGGGATCTCGAACAGGCCAATGGACGAGCGCAAGGCGATGCCGGTGACGATGCCGGGCAGCGCAATCGGCAGCAATAGCAGCAGCGAGATCGTCTCGCGACCGAAGAAGCGGGTGCGATGCACTGCCGCAGCGGCCAGCGTACCCAGCACCAGCGCGATGGCCGTAGCCACTGCGGCTACCTGCAACGATAGCCCCAGCGCCCGCCAGAAATCAGGGCGCTGCAGCGTCACGGCAAACCAATTCAACGTCAGGCCTGGCGGCGGAAAGGTGAACGCCGCCTCCTCGACGTTGAAGGCGTAGAACAACACGATCAGCAGCGGCACGTGCAAGAACGCGAGCGCGGCGAACGCGGCAGCTTTCAATCCGAGTGATGCCTTCATATCAGGGTGTTGTTGGTGTCACGGGTGTCGTTAGTGTTGTTGGTGTCACGGGTGTCGTTAGTGTCGTTGGTGTCACCGAGTTGACGCTATTGACACGAGCCACCGACGACACGACGACCCGAACGCTCACAGCGCCTCCAGCGCGCCGGTGCGCTTGGCGATCAACAAATAGACGATCATCACGATCACCGGCACGATCGTGAACGCAGCCGCCAGCGGGATGTTGCCGCTACTGCCCTGGAACGACAACACGGCCTGGCCGATGAAGAAGCTGGA
The window above is part of the Candidatus Roseilinea sp. genome. Proteins encoded here:
- the argC gene encoding N-acetyl-gamma-glutamyl-phosphate reductase, yielding MMIHVGIYGATGYTGAELVRWLARHRQARIVFAHSESHAGARLSDVMPCPFDLPLVKAEDAPLDQVDVVFSCLPHGASAEVCKRALDAGRRVVDFSADFRLRDAAVYAEWYKHAHPYPALLDEAVYGLPEVYRRDIADAQLVANPGCYPTSILLGLLPLLELGALADPVIIADSKSGVSGAGRKPSQATHFVEVNESLAPYNIGHVHRHVPEIEQELNAAWQGGDWRFETGDPISNPPSPISVIFSPHLLPISRGILSMVYVRLTPEAARQDWHAIFTQRYEGEPFVRVLPKGQIATIAHAAHTNYAVISVHPVAGTPDRLQIVSCIDNLVKGASGQAVQNMNVMFGLDECEGLR
- a CDS encoding argininosuccinate synthase — protein: MSRILQSLPKGEKIGIAFSGGLDTSAAVTWMREKGGIPYAYTANLGQPDEPNYEEIPERALKHGAEKAVLVDCRKQLVQEGLVALQCGAFHISTAGKTYFNTTPLGRAVTGTMLVNAMKEDGVNIWGDGSTYKGNDIERFYRYGLLVNPNLRIYKPWLDPEFVAELGGRKEMSEWLERRGFKYRMSAEKAYSTDANIWGCTHEAKHLEFLDTSAYIVNPMMGVRFWDPAVKIEPEIVKVTFYEGLPVEINGREYHDPVALVMEANKIGGRHGLGMSDQIENRIIEAKSRGVYEAPGMALLFIVYERLVTAIHNEDTIENYRTLGRRLGRKLYEGRWFDPQAMMLRESLQRWVGKAITGTVTLELRRGDDYTILNTTGPHLTYHPERLSMESGKAEFGPLDRIGQLTMRNLDIADSREKLGVYAKAGVLNLDGSAELGLLESGKPATAPPPPSEEAGDGSEWITDLEG
- a CDS encoding toxin-antitoxin system antidote Mnt family protein; the encoded protein is MNADTQAAEQVKGFVEIIRRDFPTAQAIYLFGSYAQGTQHAASDVDIAVLLPVEVARAAGDLRLSDTAVALSRCARRDVDLVNLRVVSTVFQNQIIHTGKLIYSGDEQARQEFEMLTLSFYMKLNEERAAILRQFRETRRAYDV
- a CDS encoding ABC transporter permease, which codes for MKASLGLKAAAFAALAFLHVPLLIVLFYAFNVEEAAFTFPPPGLTLNWFAVTLQRPDFWRALGLSLQVAAVATAIALVLGTLAAAAVHRTRFFGRETISLLLLLPIALPGIVTGIALRSSIGLFEIPFSFWTIVIGHATFCVVTVYNNALARFRRMSKSLVEASMDLGANSFQTFRYVLLPELATALLAGAMLAFALSFDEVIVTTFTAGQQQTLPIWMFAQLTRPRQRPVTNVAAFIVIAITTLPIYLAYRWTSRTTDVH